The Methanoplanus sp. FWC-SCC4 genome has a window encoding:
- a CDS encoding zinc finger domain-containing protein, producing the protein MATEKCTSCQAPLSEPGWTKFECPKCREVIYRCHRCRHQSIPYVCKSCGYQGP; encoded by the coding sequence ATGGCTACAGAAAAATGTACTTCGTGTCAGGCTCCACTTTCAGAGCCAGGCTGGACAAAATTCGAGTGTCCAAAGTGTCGTGAGGTCATCTACAGGTGCCACAGATGCAGGCACCAGAGCATTCCGTACGTTTGCAAATCATGCGGATATCAGGGGCCGTGA
- a CDS encoding elongation factor 1-beta: MGDVVIILRVMPESPEVDIEGLKSAIVEKYPGTKDVQEDPIGFGLVALKVAIVIPDGEAGASEEAEKAIQEIEGVESAEIVSLTLT, from the coding sequence ATGGGTGACGTCGTAATTATCCTCAGGGTAATGCCGGAATCACCGGAAGTTGATATTGAAGGCCTCAAAAGTGCTATTGTAGAGAAATATCCGGGAACAAAGGATGTTCAGGAAGATCCTATCGGATTCGGTCTCGTTGCACTCAAGGTTGCAATAGTAATTCCGGACGGGGAAGCTGGAGCTTCAGAGGAAGCAGAGAAAGCAATTCAGGAAATCGAAGGCGTAGAGAGCGCTGAAATTGTCTCACTCACCCTTACCTGA
- a CDS encoding uridylate kinase: MKSDSKPLVVKLGGSLIDALGEIVPLLMSAERNMLIIPGGGVFADNIREINPDPDTAHWMAILAMEQYGYLISSSGEEDVWEEMEVPDKPKVMLPYRILKERDPLPHSWDITSDTIAAWFASELDADLLLLKSVDGLTRNKEIVSDVCVDEKFQEVDPCLISFVLDNNIDTWVINARNAPNLKAFFEGRNFLGTHIHRKFLSLKKPNL; encoded by the coding sequence ATGAAAAGCGATTCAAAACCTCTTGTCGTCAAACTGGGAGGAAGCCTGATTGATGCTCTCGGGGAAATTGTTCCGCTGCTTATGTCAGCTGAAAGGAATATGCTCATTATTCCGGGAGGAGGAGTTTTTGCGGACAATATCAGGGAGATAAATCCCGATCCCGACACTGCACACTGGATGGCAATACTTGCAATGGAGCAGTACGGATACCTTATATCATCATCAGGGGAGGAGGATGTGTGGGAGGAGATGGAAGTCCCCGACAAACCAAAAGTCATGCTTCCATACAGAATTTTAAAGGAAAGAGACCCCCTTCCTCATTCATGGGATATTACATCTGACACAATCGCCGCATGGTTTGCATCAGAACTTGATGCCGACCTTCTTTTGTTAAAGTCGGTTGACGGCCTTACAAGAAATAAGGAAATTGTCAGCGACGTCTGCGTAGATGAAAAATTTCAGGAAGTCGATCCATGCCTGATCTCTTTTGTTTTGGACAATAATATCGACACATGGGTAATTAATGCAAGAAATGCGCCTAATTTAAAAGCATTTTTTGAAGGAAGAAACTTTTTGGGAACACACATCCATAGGAAGTTTTTAAGTTTAAAGAAACCGAATTTATAA
- a CDS encoding phospholipase D-like domain-containing protein has product MKILRITILLFVLFFSLSGFGCALEITSFCPDTWMKGEGDEFFEITGEGSLFGISISDGEGSVRFPEGSAIKGSLVVAREGSAYRAVHGEFPDYEIYGTESNVPDMMRFGRFQMGNSGDELILKKGETVIFEVSWPYDVCKREGQVHVFSDGVWDKRPVFIGQSDFKAQTYENVNLTVFVSPDCSYDVLSSAFRDASEYILINVYEFSNPKIAGIVGSKAKSGVKVSMLLEGGPVGGIPSSEYYVASVLNESGVPVYSMETENGIHHSPYRYDHAKYVVFDGESVLLASENFGVTGFPKRGSAGNRGFGVYIRDEGVAGYFESVFETDVSSPFVSEFKQKIGTPDKSSLPDYDPVFEAQTFEGASVTPVISPDTSCLIRELIESARVSVDIEQAYIKNWSSGDNPYLEAAISAAERGVRVRVLLDSYWYNVNGENDNDEMADYINSRAEAENLPLEARTVSLSKTGFEKIHNKGVIVDGSRVLVSSVNWNENSPQFNREAGVIIEHQGVGEYFGRVFDYDWEGGEGVNPWISDVFLEDGDYGLKNLLAVFVIAIFIGLYVKRRR; this is encoded by the coding sequence ATGAAAATCCTCCGGATTACGATTTTACTGTTTGTTTTATTCTTCAGTCTTTCAGGTTTTGGTTGTGCGCTTGAAATCACCTCTTTTTGTCCTGACACATGGATGAAAGGAGAGGGGGATGAATTCTTTGAAATCACCGGAGAGGGAAGCCTTTTTGGAATCAGTATATCTGACGGCGAAGGGAGTGTCAGGTTTCCTGAGGGTTCGGCGATAAAAGGTTCTCTGGTTGTTGCAAGGGAAGGTTCTGCATACCGGGCGGTGCATGGAGAATTCCCAGATTATGAGATCTACGGGACAGAAAGTAATGTTCCCGACATGATGCGTTTTGGAAGATTCCAGATGGGAAATTCCGGGGATGAACTGATCCTGAAAAAAGGGGAGACTGTTATTTTTGAGGTGTCGTGGCCGTATGATGTCTGCAAACGTGAGGGTCAGGTGCATGTATTCTCTGATGGCGTATGGGACAAAAGGCCTGTATTTATTGGTCAGTCGGATTTTAAGGCGCAAACATATGAAAACGTAAATCTCACCGTTTTTGTTTCGCCTGACTGTTCGTATGATGTTTTGAGCAGTGCTTTTAGAGATGCCTCTGAGTATATCCTGATAAATGTCTATGAATTTTCAAACCCGAAGATTGCAGGGATTGTTGGGAGCAAAGCAAAATCCGGAGTAAAAGTCAGTATGCTGCTTGAAGGAGGGCCTGTCGGAGGTATTCCTTCCTCTGAATATTATGTTGCATCAGTCCTTAACGAAAGCGGGGTGCCTGTGTATTCGATGGAGACTGAGAACGGCATTCACCATTCTCCTTACAGATATGACCATGCCAAGTATGTTGTTTTTGACGGTGAGTCCGTTCTTCTTGCAAGTGAGAATTTCGGCGTTACAGGTTTTCCCAAAAGAGGGAGTGCCGGCAACCGGGGTTTTGGTGTGTATATACGCGATGAGGGTGTTGCCGGGTATTTTGAGTCTGTTTTTGAAACCGATGTTTCATCACCGTTTGTTTCAGAATTTAAACAGAAAATTGGGACTCCTGATAAGTCTTCCCTTCCGGATTACGATCCTGTTTTTGAGGCGCAAACATTTGAGGGTGCATCTGTTACCCCCGTAATCTCGCCGGATACAAGCTGCCTGATAAGAGAGCTTATAGAGAGTGCCAGAGTATCGGTCGACATTGAGCAGGCATACATAAAGAACTGGAGCAGCGGAGATAATCCGTATCTTGAAGCCGCCATATCTGCGGCAGAAAGGGGTGTTCGCGTAAGAGTTCTTCTTGATTCGTACTGGTACAATGTAAACGGGGAAAATGACAATGATGAGATGGCGGATTACATAAATTCCCGTGCAGAAGCCGAAAACCTGCCCCTTGAGGCAAGAACTGTATCCTTAAGCAAAACAGGGTTTGAGAAGATACACAACAAGGGCGTCATAGTTGACGGCAGCAGGGTTTTGGTAAGCTCAGTCAACTGGAATGAGAATTCGCCGCAGTTCAACCGTGAAGCAGGGGTAATAATAGAGCATCAGGGTGTTGGCGAATACTTTGGAAGAGTATTTGATTATGACTGGGAAGGAGGGGAAGGTGTCAACCCCTGGATTTCTGATGTTTTTTTAGAAGATGGGGATTATGGTTTGAAAAATCTCCTGGCTGTTTTTGTAATTGCAATATTCATCGGTTTGTACGTAAAAAGAAGGAGATAA